The following are from one region of the Vibrio rarus genome:
- the ychF gene encoding redox-regulated ATPase YchF, whose protein sequence is MGFKCGIVGLPNVGKSTLFNALTKAGIEAANFPFCTIEPNTGIVPVPDLRLDALAEIVNPQKILPTTMEFVDIAGLVAGASRGEGLGNKFLANIRETDAIGHVVRCFENENIVHVSGKVAPIEDIEVINLELALADLDSCERAMHRNAKKAKGGDKDAKFELATLEKLLPVLTEGGMARTVELSKEELAAVGYLNFLTLKPTMYIANVAEDGFENNPYLDQVREFAAKENNVVVPVCAAIESEMAELDDEDRAEFLEDMGIEEPGLNRVIRSGYDLLTLQTYFTAGVKEVRAWTIPVGATAPQSAGKIHTDFEKGFIRAEVVGYEDFIQFKGESGAKDAGKWRLEGKDYIVKDGDVIHFRFNV, encoded by the coding sequence ATGGGTTTTAAATGTGGCATCGTTGGTCTTCCAAACGTTGGTAAATCAACGCTTTTCAACGCACTTACTAAAGCAGGTATCGAAGCGGCTAACTTTCCGTTTTGTACTATCGAACCAAACACAGGGATCGTTCCTGTGCCAGATCTACGCTTAGACGCTCTTGCTGAAATCGTAAATCCACAAAAAATTCTGCCTACTACAATGGAATTTGTAGACATTGCAGGTCTTGTAGCGGGTGCATCACGCGGTGAAGGTCTAGGTAACAAATTCCTAGCCAACATCCGCGAAACGGATGCTATCGGTCACGTAGTTCGCTGTTTTGAGAATGAAAACATCGTTCACGTTTCAGGTAAAGTAGCACCCATCGAAGATATTGAAGTTATCAATCTTGAGCTCGCACTGGCCGATCTAGACAGTTGTGAACGTGCCATGCATCGTAATGCTAAAAAAGCCAAAGGCGGCGATAAAGACGCTAAATTTGAGCTGGCTACCCTTGAGAAACTGCTTCCAGTACTGACTGAAGGTGGTATGGCACGTACTGTTGAGCTAAGCAAAGAAGAACTTGCTGCTGTGGGTTACCTTAACTTCCTAACACTGAAGCCAACAATGTACATTGCCAACGTTGCTGAAGATGGCTTTGAAAATAACCCATACTTAGATCAAGTACGTGAATTTGCAGCAAAAGAAAACAACGTAGTTGTTCCGGTTTGTGCCGCTATTGAATCTGAGATGGCTGAGCTTGACGATGAAGATCGTGCTGAGTTCCTTGAAGATATGGGTATTGAAGAGCCTGGACTTAACCGTGTAATCCGCTCTGGCTACGATTTGCTAACACTGCAAACTTACTTCACTGCGGGCGTTAAAGAAGTACGCGCTTGGACAATCCCTGTAGGAGCAACAGCCCCTCAGTCGGCTGGTAAAATTCACACCGACTTTGAAAAAGGCTTTATCCGCGCTGAAGTTGTGGGTTATGAAGATTTCATCCAATTTAAAGGTGAAAGTGGAGCTAAAGACGCAGGTAAATGGCGTCTAGAAGGTAAAGATTATATCGTAAAAGATGGCGATGTTATCCATTTCCGCTTTAACGTCTAG
- the pth gene encoding aminoacyl-tRNA hydrolase, translating to MSQEIKLLVGLANPGPEYTRTRHNAGAWVVEELARIHNVTLKNEPKFFGLTGRITASNYDLRLLIPTTFMNLSGKSVAALAKFYQIKPEEIMLAHDELDLPPGVGKFKKGGGHGGHNGLKDTISKLGNNKEFYRLRIGIGHPGHKDRVAGYVLGKAPTKEQECLDAVVDESVRSLDILLKDGLTKAQNRLHTFKAE from the coding sequence TTGAGTCAAGAAATCAAATTACTTGTCGGTCTAGCCAATCCTGGGCCTGAATATACTAGAACACGCCATAATGCTGGTGCCTGGGTCGTTGAAGAGTTAGCCCGCATACATAATGTGACATTAAAAAATGAGCCTAAGTTTTTTGGTTTAACAGGTCGAATAACAGCAAGTAACTATGATCTTCGCCTATTAATCCCAACAACGTTTATGAATCTTTCAGGAAAATCTGTCGCCGCATTGGCTAAGTTTTACCAAATAAAGCCTGAAGAAATCATGCTCGCCCACGATGAGCTTGATTTGCCTCCTGGCGTAGGTAAGTTCAAAAAAGGCGGTGGCCACGGTGGTCACAATGGTTTGAAAGATACCATTAGTAAACTGGGCAATAACAAAGAATTTTATCGACTACGCATTGGCATCGGCCACCCCGGTCACAAAGACCGAGTTGCTGGCTATGTATTAGGCAAAGCTCCAACGAAAGAGCAAGAGTGCCTAGACGCCGTAGTCGACGAGTCCGTACGCAGTTTAGATATATTGCTAAAAGACGGTTTAACTAAAGCACAAAATCGCTTACACACCTTCAAAGCAGAATAA
- a CDS encoding ribose-phosphate pyrophosphokinase — MPDMKLFAGNATPELAQRIADRLYISLGDATVDRFSDGEVAVQINENVRGSDVFIIQSTCAPTNDNLIELVVMIDAMRRASAGRITAVIPYFGYARQDRRVRSARVPITAKVVADFLSNVGVDRVLTIDLHAEQIQGFFDVPVDNIFGTPVLLEDMANRGLEDPVVVSPDLGGVVRARATAKALGDIDIAIVDKRRPRANVSEVMNLIGDVEGRDCVIVDDMIDTGGTLCKAAEALKERGAKRVFAYATHAVFSGSAAKNIKNSVLDQVIITDSITLSKEMAATGKVSQLTLSSMLAEAIRRISNEESISAMFSN; from the coding sequence GTGCCTGATATGAAGCTATTTGCTGGTAACGCAACACCTGAACTAGCCCAACGCATTGCTGATCGCCTATACATTTCTCTAGGTGATGCTACTGTAGACCGTTTTTCTGACGGCGAAGTCGCTGTACAAATTAATGAAAACGTTCGTGGTAGTGATGTATTTATCATCCAATCTACATGCGCACCTACCAACGATAACCTGATCGAATTGGTAGTAATGATTGACGCTATGCGTCGTGCTTCTGCCGGCCGTATTACCGCTGTAATCCCTTACTTCGGCTACGCTCGACAAGATCGTCGCGTGCGCTCTGCTCGTGTGCCTATTACAGCTAAAGTCGTCGCTGACTTCCTATCAAACGTGGGTGTTGACCGCGTTCTGACTATCGATTTACACGCAGAACAAATTCAAGGGTTCTTCGATGTACCAGTAGACAACATCTTCGGTACTCCTGTACTGCTTGAAGATATGGCTAACCGCGGTCTAGAAGATCCTGTTGTTGTATCTCCTGATTTAGGTGGTGTTGTACGTGCTCGCGCTACGGCTAAAGCACTGGGCGATATTGATATTGCTATCGTTGATAAACGTCGCCCTCGCGCGAACGTTTCTGAAGTAATGAACCTTATCGGTGACGTTGAAGGACGCGATTGCGTTATCGTTGATGACATGATCGATACTGGCGGTACTTTGTGTAAAGCAGCTGAAGCGCTTAAAGAGCGTGGCGCTAAACGTGTATTTGCTTACGCAACACACGCAGTATTCTCTGGTAGTGCAGCGAAAAACATCAAAAACTCAGTACTTGACCAAGTTATCATTACCGATTCAATTACATTGAGCAAAGAGATGGCCGCTACAGGTAAAGTGTCTCAGCTAACACTGTCTAGCATGCTTGCAGAAGCTATTCGTCGCATTAGCAACGAAGAGTCTATCTCTGCGATGTTCAGCAACTAA
- the ispE gene encoding 4-(cytidine 5'-diphospho)-2-C-methyl-D-erythritol kinase: MITATTHWPSPAKLNLFLYITGRRANGYHELQTLFQFINYGDQLSITANRSGHIRVTPELTGVPLQQNLIWKAAKALQEYTQCTLGADIHIDKILPMGGGIGGGSSNAATTLVALNYLWQLNIPMPQLAKIGLDLGADVPVFVQGFASFAEGVGEKLTQVAPVEKWYLVVRPDVAISTADIFQHPDLTRNTVKRGWEELQRQSYGNDCEKIVRLLYPEVDKQLSWLLQYAPSRLTGTGSCVFAEFETQLEAENILRQLPENTTAFVAQGNNISPLHLTLEQYSAQNQPN; the protein is encoded by the coding sequence ATGATAACTGCGACCACTCACTGGCCTTCCCCAGCCAAATTAAACCTTTTTCTCTATATCACCGGGCGACGCGCTAACGGTTATCATGAATTGCAAACCCTATTTCAGTTCATTAACTATGGGGACCAATTATCCATTACAGCAAACCGCAGTGGACACATACGCGTTACTCCAGAATTAACAGGGGTGCCATTACAGCAAAATTTAATTTGGAAGGCGGCCAAAGCACTGCAGGAATATACCCAGTGCACTTTAGGTGCTGACATTCATATTGATAAAATATTACCCATGGGTGGCGGTATTGGAGGCGGTTCATCTAACGCGGCTACCACTTTGGTGGCGTTAAATTATCTTTGGCAATTAAATATCCCTATGCCACAACTTGCAAAGATTGGACTAGACTTGGGAGCAGACGTTCCCGTTTTTGTGCAAGGGTTTGCATCCTTTGCCGAAGGTGTTGGCGAAAAACTGACGCAAGTTGCCCCTGTAGAGAAGTGGTATCTGGTTGTTCGACCCGATGTAGCGATTTCAACGGCAGATATTTTCCAACACCCAGATCTTACCAGAAACACCGTAAAACGTGGCTGGGAGGAGCTTCAAAGGCAATCCTACGGAAACGATTGCGAAAAAATAGTGCGTTTACTGTACCCAGAGGTTGATAAGCAACTTTCATGGCTGTTACAATACGCGCCGTCAAGATTGACAGGAACAGGGTCATGTGTTTTTGCAGAGTTTGAAACTCAACTCGAAGCAGAAAATATATTAAGACAACTTCCTGAAAATACAACAGCATTTGTTGCACAAGGAAACAATATATCTCCTTTGCACCTGACATTGGAGCAGTATTCTGCCCAAAACCAACCCAATTAA
- the lolB gene encoding lipoprotein insertase outer membrane protein LolB has translation MQITQLPSFFKWLVRFTPILLALLFSGCETTAPIPTHSVEYQSHQQKLLALTHFRISGKLGYIDPTQRQSLNFHWKQSPQKSELRLSTFLGKTVLSLTIDAQGATVTDLEGKRYFDKDADLLFYQLTGMRLPIVYMQDWIKGQPTAADSFQVADNGTLSSLQQTRGGQTWLMNYKGYQEQNEVILPNKMTLSRSPIKLNIAISKWDIQ, from the coding sequence ATGCAAATCACTCAATTACCGTCTTTTTTTAAATGGTTGGTTAGGTTTACACCAATTTTACTTGCGCTGTTGTTCTCCGGTTGTGAAACCACTGCGCCCATTCCAACCCACAGTGTGGAATACCAATCCCACCAACAAAAGTTGCTTGCACTCACCCATTTTCGTATTTCCGGAAAACTGGGCTATATCGATCCAACGCAGCGACAAAGCCTTAATTTTCACTGGAAGCAATCCCCACAAAAAAGTGAACTGCGCTTATCCACTTTTTTAGGCAAAACCGTCCTTAGCTTGACCATTGATGCACAAGGGGCAACCGTCACCGACTTGGAAGGTAAACGCTACTTTGATAAAGATGCCGATCTGCTTTTCTATCAATTAACCGGTATGCGCTTACCCATTGTCTATATGCAAGATTGGATAAAAGGCCAGCCCACGGCGGCAGATAGTTTCCAAGTAGCGGATAATGGAACCCTATCATCACTACAACAAACCAGAGGTGGGCAAACTTGGTTAATGAACTATAAAGGCTACCAAGAACAGAATGAGGTTATTTTGCCCAACAAAATGACCCTCTCTCGAAGCCCGATAAAACTGAACATTGCCATCAGCAAATGGGACATACAATGA
- the hemA gene encoding glutamyl-tRNA reductase has product MSLLTIGINHNTASVQLREKVAFSPDKMSDALQQLHSMPAVSGSVILSTCNRTELYVEVDAQASNDIIHWLIDFHQVNEEDIKPSLYTHTNEEATKHLMRVACGLDSLVLGEPQILGQVKQAYAQARENEAVQGNLDKLFQKAFSVAKRVRTETEIGSSAVSVAYAACTLAKHIFESLRHSRVLLVGAGETIELVAKHLSDNGCRQMTVANRTKERASGLAEQFDAQVISLSQIPTALVNADIVISSTASPLPIIGKGMVESALKSRRNKPILFIDIAVPRDIESEVSELNDAYLYTVDDLQSIIDQNIEQRRAEAVQAEKIIAIESKEFQNWLRSRKAVESIRDYRHASDTVRKELLSKSLQALSSGGDPEKVLLELSNKLTNKLIHAPTKALQEAAEKGELEDLAVLRKSLGLEDL; this is encoded by the coding sequence ATGTCTTTATTGACCATTGGAATCAATCACAATACCGCCTCGGTACAACTGAGAGAAAAAGTCGCCTTTTCTCCAGATAAAATGAGCGATGCCCTGCAACAGTTGCATTCTATGCCTGCGGTCAGCGGTAGCGTGATTTTATCAACCTGTAATCGTACAGAGTTGTATGTGGAGGTGGATGCTCAGGCAAGCAATGACATCATTCACTGGTTGATCGATTTCCATCAGGTCAATGAAGAGGATATTAAGCCTAGCCTCTATACTCACACGAATGAGGAAGCCACAAAGCATCTAATGCGAGTAGCGTGCGGTCTTGACTCGTTAGTGCTTGGGGAGCCTCAGATTTTAGGCCAAGTAAAGCAGGCTTATGCGCAAGCAAGAGAAAACGAGGCTGTACAAGGTAACTTAGACAAACTGTTTCAAAAAGCCTTCTCTGTTGCAAAACGAGTGCGAACGGAAACAGAAATTGGCAGCAGTGCGGTGTCGGTGGCGTATGCAGCTTGTACTCTGGCTAAGCATATTTTTGAATCGTTACGTCATTCCCGAGTATTATTAGTCGGTGCTGGTGAAACGATAGAACTGGTCGCTAAGCACTTATCGGACAATGGCTGTCGCCAAATGACGGTTGCCAACCGTACCAAAGAGAGAGCGTCGGGCTTGGCCGAGCAGTTTGATGCTCAAGTGATCAGCTTAAGTCAAATCCCCACCGCCTTAGTCAATGCCGATATAGTGATCAGCTCTACGGCAAGCCCTCTACCGATAATCGGTAAGGGGATGGTCGAAAGTGCGTTAAAGTCTCGCCGAAATAAACCGATACTGTTTATTGATATTGCGGTGCCACGAGATATTGAGTCAGAAGTTTCAGAGTTAAACGATGCCTATTTGTATACGGTGGATGATTTGCAATCCATCATTGACCAAAATATTGAGCAACGTCGGGCTGAAGCGGTTCAGGCCGAAAAAATTATTGCTATTGAGAGTAAAGAGTTTCAAAACTGGTTGCGCTCTCGAAAAGCTGTAGAAAGTATCCGAGATTACCGCCACGCATCTGATACTGTGCGCAAAGAATTGCTAAGTAAAAGCTTGCAAGCATTGAGCTCAGGTGGTGATCCAGAAAAAGTATTACTAGAGTTAAGCAACAAATTAACCAATAAGCTTATTCATGCTCCTACTAAGGCGCTTCAAGAAGCCGCCGAAAAAGGTGAGTTAGAAGATTTAGCTGTATTGAGAAAAAGTCTTGGTCTTGAAGACCTATAA
- the prfA gene encoding peptide chain release factor 1 codes for MKASILVKLETLVERYEEVQHLLGDPDIIGDQNKFRALSKEYSQLEEVTKCFQAYQQAQEDLEAAQEMANEDDPEMKEMAQEEIKDAKANIESLTDELQILLLPKDPNDERNCFLEIRAGAGGDEAGIFAGNLFRMYSKFAEKNGWRVEMMSANDSEQGGYKEVIAKVSGDGVYGTMKFESGGHRVQRVPETESQGRVHTSACTVAIMPEIPEADLPEIKSVDLKIDTFRSSGAGGQHVNTTDSAIRITHLPTGTVVECQDERSQHKNKAKAMSVLAARITQAEVAKRAAEVSDTRRNLLGSGDRSDRIRTYNYPQGRVSDHRINLTLYRLNEILEGDMSALIEPVMAEHQADQLAALAENN; via the coding sequence ATGAAAGCATCGATATTAGTGAAATTGGAGACGCTGGTTGAGCGTTACGAAGAAGTGCAGCACCTACTTGGTGATCCCGATATTATTGGCGATCAAAACAAGTTTCGTGCCTTATCAAAAGAGTATTCTCAACTAGAGGAAGTCACCAAATGCTTCCAAGCCTATCAGCAAGCTCAAGAAGATCTTGAAGCGGCGCAAGAGATGGCTAACGAAGATGATCCTGAGATGAAAGAGATGGCTCAGGAAGAAATAAAAGATGCTAAAGCTAACATTGAATCATTAACCGATGAGCTGCAAATCCTGTTGCTACCGAAAGATCCTAATGATGAGCGTAACTGTTTCCTTGAAATTCGTGCCGGTGCAGGTGGTGATGAAGCGGGTATTTTTGCTGGTAACTTATTCCGTATGTATTCAAAATTTGCGGAGAAGAATGGCTGGCGTGTTGAAATGATGAGTGCCAATGATTCAGAGCAGGGCGGTTATAAAGAAGTGATCGCGAAAGTCTCAGGCGATGGCGTTTACGGCACTATGAAGTTTGAATCTGGCGGTCACCGTGTACAGCGTGTACCTGAAACAGAGTCTCAAGGTCGTGTACATACCTCGGCATGTACTGTCGCGATTATGCCCGAAATTCCAGAAGCGGATCTTCCTGAAATTAAATCTGTAGATCTTAAAATTGATACCTTCCGTTCATCGGGTGCCGGTGGTCAGCACGTAAACACCACAGATTCTGCTATTCGTATTACTCACTTGCCAACGGGCACAGTAGTGGAATGTCAGGATGAGCGCTCTCAACATAAAAACAAAGCGAAAGCGATGTCAGTATTGGCCGCGCGTATTACTCAAGCTGAAGTGGCAAAACGTGCTGCCGAAGTTTCTGATACGCGTCGTAACCTATTAGGTTCAGGGGATCGTAGTGATCGCATTCGTACTTATAACTACCCGCAGGGGCGTGTATCGGATCACCGTATTAACCTGACTTTATACCGTCTAAACGAAATATTAGAAGGGGATATGAGCGCTCTTATTGAACCTGTAATGGCTGAGCACCAAGCGGATCAGCTTGCCGCTCTTGCAGAAAACAACTAA
- the prmC gene encoding peptide chain release factor N(5)-glutamine methyltransferase — MSLPCIQESLIAATQRLSESGSDSAKIDASVLLCHALQKPASYLFTWPERVLTEAEYQNFNVLLQRRIVGEPVAYIVGEREFWSLPLKVSPSTLIPRPDTERLVELALQKIAPAPGKGLDLGTGTGAIALALASECPHFEFIGVDIQTEAQVLATENAQQLGIKNARFLQGSWFEPVVNEGPFQIIVSNPPYIDNQDPHLAIGDVRFEPDSALVAADNGYADLKYIARHAREYLAIDGWLLMEHGFEQGKETRQILQDMGYQCVSTQQDYAGQDRVTLGQFKGRNSCM, encoded by the coding sequence GTGTCGTTACCTTGCATCCAAGAGTCGCTTATTGCAGCGACTCAACGTTTGAGTGAATCAGGCTCCGATAGTGCAAAAATTGATGCCTCAGTATTGCTGTGCCATGCACTGCAAAAGCCTGCCAGTTATTTATTTACTTGGCCAGAGAGAGTATTAACGGAAGCTGAGTATCAAAACTTTAATGTTCTTCTACAGCGCCGTATTGTTGGTGAACCGGTGGCTTATATTGTTGGTGAGCGAGAGTTTTGGTCTTTACCGCTAAAGGTATCACCCAGCACATTGATTCCTCGCCCAGATACAGAGCGCTTAGTTGAGTTAGCTTTGCAAAAAATAGCACCCGCTCCAGGTAAGGGACTCGATCTTGGAACGGGAACGGGGGCTATTGCGCTCGCGTTGGCATCAGAATGCCCTCATTTTGAATTTATCGGTGTCGATATTCAGACAGAGGCGCAAGTGTTGGCAACAGAGAACGCACAACAACTGGGGATAAAAAACGCCCGCTTCTTGCAGGGCAGTTGGTTTGAACCGGTAGTCAACGAAGGGCCTTTTCAAATCATAGTCTCCAACCCACCTTATATTGATAACCAAGATCCTCACTTAGCCATAGGCGATGTTAGATTTGAACCTGATTCTGCCTTAGTGGCCGCTGACAATGGTTATGCTGACCTTAAGTATATCGCCCGACATGCAAGGGAGTATCTTGCAATAGATGGTTGGCTATTGATGGAACATGGATTTGAGCAAGGTAAAGAAACACGCCAAATTTTACAGGATATGGGCTATCAGTGTGTATCCACACAACAAGACTATGCCGGTCAAGATAGAGTGACTTTAGGGCAATTTAAGGGAAGAAATTCATGTATGTAG
- a CDS encoding SirB2 family protein, with translation MYVALKHIHLMVIALSAGLFVTQYILMVTKSPWQSNKFIKVAPHAVNGLLILSGLMLLFVTGWVPFAPGSEWLTEKFTCLLAYIALGVFALHMGKNQLLRGFAFVGALGWLLMAFKIGMTKMPIFAG, from the coding sequence ATGTATGTAGCGTTAAAGCACATTCACCTAATGGTGATCGCTCTCAGTGCGGGTCTGTTTGTGACTCAGTACATTTTAATGGTGACTAAGTCGCCATGGCAGAGCAATAAATTTATAAAAGTCGCTCCCCATGCGGTAAATGGCTTACTTATTTTATCCGGTCTTATGTTGTTGTTTGTGACCGGTTGGGTGCCATTTGCTCCGGGATCTGAGTGGCTAACCGAGAAATTCACCTGCCTGCTGGCTTATATCGCATTAGGCGTTTTTGCTCTGCATATGGGCAAAAACCAACTACTGCGCGGTTTTGCCTTTGTCGGTGCGTTGGGGTGGTTGTTAATGGCTTTCAAGATCGGCATGACTAAAATGCCTATCTTTGCGGGGTAA